One part of the Tenacibaculum sp. 190130A14a genome encodes these proteins:
- a CDS encoding helix-turn-helix domain-containing protein, producing MARKIIENPNSCTLVHAMNIIGGKWKPIVIYILANGSLRFGKLLLFIPNISKKVLTEQLRELEEDQIIIRERFAETPPRVEYSLSKRGEALLPILRSLSEWTSTSFDTIEFETCKIVKL from the coding sequence ATGGCTCGTAAAATAATTGAAAACCCTAATAGCTGTACGCTTGTACATGCCATGAATATCATAGGTGGTAAATGGAAACCAATTGTTATTTATATATTGGCTAATGGTAGTTTGCGCTTTGGTAAACTACTACTTTTTATCCCTAATATTTCTAAAAAAGTTCTTACTGAACAGCTAAGAGAATTGGAAGAAGATCAAATTATTATTAGAGAAAGATTTGCTGAAACCCCACCACGTGTAGAATACTCACTTTCTAAACGTGGAGAAGCACTACTTCCTATTTTAAGATCATTAAGTGAATGGACATCAACAAGTTTTGATACAATTGAATTTGAAACTTGTAAAATTGTAAAATTGTAA
- a CDS encoding NAD(P)H-dependent oxidoreductase yields the protein MQNVFIINGHEEYEFSKGRLNESLITRLKDLLAKEKFSIKTTTMKDDYDIEEEIMKHQWADIIVVQMPVNWMATPWSFKKYQDYVYSFGMDGRLCSGDGRTREDASKQYGTGGTLQGKKYMLSLTFNAPEEAFNNKEQWFFEGRSVDDLFLPTHLNFKFFGMEALPTFVCYDVMKNPNIENDFQRFEEHINKHVVNA from the coding sequence ATGCAAAATGTTTTTATCATAAATGGACATGAAGAGTATGAATTCTCGAAAGGAAGGTTAAATGAGAGTTTAATAACTCGTCTTAAAGATTTACTAGCTAAAGAAAAATTTTCAATAAAAACGACTACAATGAAAGATGACTATGATATTGAGGAAGAAATAATGAAGCATCAATGGGCAGATATAATTGTTGTACAAATGCCAGTAAATTGGATGGCCACTCCATGGAGTTTTAAAAAATATCAAGATTATGTATATAGTTTTGGTATGGATGGTCGTCTTTGTTCTGGAGATGGACGTACTCGAGAAGATGCTAGTAAGCAATATGGAACAGGAGGAACCTTACAAGGGAAAAAGTATATGCTTTCATTAACATTTAATGCTCCTGAAGAAGCATTTAATAACAAAGAACAATGGTTTTTTGAAGGGAGAAGTGTAGACGACCTTTTTTTACCGACACATCTTAATTTTAAATTCTTCGGTATGGAAGCGTTGCCGACTTTTGTATGTTATGATGTAATGAAGAATCCAAATATTGAAAATGATTTTCAACGTTTTGAAGAGCATATCAATAAACATGTTGTTAACGCATAA
- a CDS encoding peroxiredoxin-like family protein, whose amino-acid sequence MADLQKSLDKLKLKIEGGMAPESVAIMHQATKDLEASGVVNGILKVGDKAPEFILKNHKGVTIISEELLKKGPILITFYRGLWCPYCNKDLAYLKRFKEQLEAKGVTLLSISPQLEENNNKIVEQQRLNYDLLTDNGNNIASAFGLRWTMIDPLKSLYDSFGINLPKYNGDTSWTLPIPARFIIGENGIIKYAEFSVDYTKRPNPDVLLDIL is encoded by the coding sequence ATGGCAGATTTACAAAAAAGTTTAGATAAACTTAAACTTAAGATTGAAGGAGGAATGGCTCCTGAAAGTGTTGCAATCATGCATCAAGCAACAAAAGATTTGGAAGCGAGTGGAGTAGTAAATGGTATTTTGAAGGTAGGTGATAAGGCCCCAGAATTTATCTTGAAAAATCATAAAGGAGTAACTATAATTAGCGAGGAATTGTTAAAAAAAGGTCCTATATTAATTACTTTTTATCGTGGATTATGGTGCCCTTATTGTAATAAAGATTTGGCTTATTTAAAACGCTTCAAAGAACAGTTAGAAGCAAAAGGAGTAACTTTGTTAAGTATTTCTCCCCAGTTAGAAGAAAACAATAATAAAATTGTAGAACAACAAAGATTAAACTACGATTTGCTAACAGATAATGGTAATAATATTGCTAGTGCGTTTGGTTTACGTTGGACGATGATAGATCCTTTAAAATCATTATACGATTCTTTCGGAATTAACTTGCCTAAATATAATGGAGATACATCTTGGACGCTTCCAATTCCCGCACGCTTTATTATTGGGGAAAATGGAATCATTAAGTATGCAGAGTTTTCTGTTGACTATACCAAACGTCCAAATCCAGATGTATTGTTAGATATCTTATAA